A stretch of Noviherbaspirillum cavernae DNA encodes these proteins:
- the sctT gene encoding type III secretion system export apparatus subunit SctT — MPGSLLVDLQTLLISISLITPRALVCLMILPGFSLRTLTGMARNGVAIAIVLPAVLPTFLYVQQTPPDFFMALMLVFKEAGIGCMLGVLMSIPIWATQSIGSILDTQRSPIQIQSNNASIDQDASATGALLLQAIVLVMIQAGLFVVLARILIESYGTWPAFSLLPPFEPGHFDVLIKRFGDLFWHIVVYGGPVLIPLLLIDFGFAILGVFASNLQISFASSPVKSLTGLFILLVYWPTFSHHAAGDFARMLDLAATLLQASPR; from the coding sequence ATGCCAGGCTCACTCCTCGTCGATCTTCAAACACTGCTGATCAGCATTTCGTTGATCACGCCGCGCGCCTTGGTGTGCCTGATGATCCTCCCCGGATTCAGCTTGCGCACCTTGACCGGGATGGCGCGCAACGGCGTGGCGATCGCGATTGTACTGCCCGCCGTGCTGCCGACTTTCCTCTATGTGCAGCAGACGCCGCCGGATTTCTTCATGGCGCTGATGCTGGTCTTCAAGGAAGCAGGGATCGGCTGCATGCTCGGCGTGCTGATGTCGATACCGATATGGGCAACCCAGTCGATCGGCTCCATTCTCGACACGCAGCGCTCGCCGATCCAGATTCAGTCCAACAATGCTTCCATCGATCAGGATGCGAGCGCAACCGGTGCGCTGCTGCTGCAGGCGATCGTGCTGGTGATGATCCAGGCAGGACTGTTCGTTGTGCTGGCGCGCATCCTGATCGAGAGCTACGGGACATGGCCTGCATTCAGCCTGCTGCCGCCTTTCGAACCGGGGCATTTCGACGTGCTGATCAAGCGTTTCGGCGATCTGTTCTGGCACATCGTCGTCTATGGCGGCCCGGTGCTGATCCCCCTGCTGCTGATCGATTTCGGCTTTGCCATTCTTGGCGTATTCGCCTCCAACCTGCAGATATCCTTTGCGTCGTCGCCGGTCAAGAGTCTGACCGGGCTGTTCATCCTGCTGGTGTACTGGCCCACGTTCTCGCACCATGCCGCCGGCGATTTCGCGCGCATGCTGGATCTTGCCGCCACGCTGCTTCAGGCGTCACCCAGATGA
- a CDS encoding FHA domain-containing protein, which yields MYELRILSGLHRGATLPLDDRPHVLGASDDADVVLVDPGIESQHATLSLSETGWSLAELSGSILSADSNDPQSLIDLAPGEFARVCNVWLTVVEQDAPWENPPPEPVNGRLDEADAMDEIPLSELVSDAPLAAAGDGSVLEAVVDGPVVVTKSGKGGRRVVYISLAVATVLSAAASYAITSRPEPTREPAKLDARAHIGSAARQPHRPADKTVAAAFDAVNPDGSAQRPMTAEELRGAFRKRLAEADLLKRFDLTLQDRQWFMQAALDDDEAARFERILTGFIKAHNITFPVQAKVGSAEAMLPFKIRQVITGANASIVTQDGDRLYVGDEFMGVKLAAIQPSKLTFTGKRKIEVKW from the coding sequence ATGTATGAATTAAGAATCCTGAGCGGCCTGCATCGCGGTGCGACTTTGCCGCTGGACGATCGCCCTCATGTTCTCGGTGCCAGCGATGATGCCGATGTGGTGCTGGTCGATCCCGGGATCGAGTCGCAGCATGCGACCCTGTCCCTGTCGGAGACCGGCTGGTCGCTGGCGGAGTTGAGCGGCAGCATCCTGAGCGCCGACAGCAACGACCCGCAGTCGCTGATCGACCTCGCGCCGGGCGAGTTTGCGCGCGTGTGCAATGTCTGGCTGACGGTGGTCGAGCAGGACGCGCCCTGGGAGAATCCGCCGCCGGAGCCGGTCAACGGACGTCTCGACGAAGCGGATGCAATGGACGAGATCCCGCTGTCGGAACTGGTGTCCGATGCGCCGCTCGCCGCTGCGGGCGATGGCAGTGTGCTGGAGGCCGTGGTCGATGGGCCGGTAGTCGTCACCAAGAGCGGCAAGGGGGGCAGGCGGGTGGTGTATATCTCGCTGGCGGTGGCCACGGTGCTCTCTGCCGCGGCGTCTTACGCCATCACGTCCAGGCCGGAGCCGACGCGCGAGCCGGCAAAACTGGATGCCCGTGCGCATATCGGCTCCGCCGCCCGGCAGCCGCACCGCCCGGCGGACAAGACCGTCGCTGCCGCGTTCGATGCGGTCAATCCCGACGGATCGGCGCAGCGGCCCATGACGGCGGAGGAGCTGCGCGGCGCCTTCCGCAAGCGCCTTGCGGAAGCGGATCTGCTCAAGCGCTTCGATCTGACCTTGCAGGACCGGCAGTGGTTCATGCAGGCGGCGCTGGATGACGACGAAGCGGCGCGCTTCGAACGCATCCTGACCGGGTTCATCAAGGCGCACAACATCACCTTCCCCGTGCAGGCGAAGGTCGGCAGCGCCGAGGCCATGCTGCCGTTCAAGATCCGGCAGGTGATCACCGGTGCGAACGCCAGCATCGTGACGCAGGACGGCGATCGGCTGTACGTCGGCGATGAATTCATGGGCGTGAAGCTGGCGGCGATTCAGCCAAGCAAGCTCACGTTCACCGGCAAGCGCAAGATCGAGGTGAAATGGTGA
- a CDS encoding FliI/YscN family ATPase codes for MVMAPAATELAIAEALAVIRPKIPEWLGTLPKNPGFTSRGKVSQVLGTLIEAHMPPVQIGELCHLLDPARDEPMLAEVVGFTDRAAILSALSPLEGVSNRTVIEPLRRAHMVESGDHLLGSVLDGFGRHMFRAPAAKDHVGTWREWVPVIRGAPAATDRPRISQALPTGVRAIDGMITMGVGQRIGVFAGPGCGKTTLMAAVARGCEADAIIFGLIGERGRELNEFLQHELDEELVRKTIIVVATSDRTSMERARAAFTATAIAEGFRKRGKKVLLLIDSLTRFARAQREIGLAAGEPPARGGFTPSVYTMLPRLIERAGSTPDGSITAMYTVLVDGENASDPIGDEAKSLLDGHILLTKKLAEQGHYPAIDVLASISRIMGNVTTKDHRGAASRFRELMSRYQEMELLIRLGEYKSGTDPVADRAVELRPQQLALLRQDTSRSAEFDETISTLKALAK; via the coding sequence ATGGTGATGGCGCCGGCTGCGACCGAGCTGGCGATCGCGGAGGCACTGGCCGTCATTCGGCCGAAGATTCCCGAGTGGCTGGGCACGCTGCCGAAGAATCCCGGCTTCACCAGCCGCGGCAAGGTGTCGCAGGTGCTGGGCACGCTGATCGAGGCGCACATGCCGCCGGTGCAGATCGGCGAGCTGTGTCATCTGCTCGATCCCGCCAGGGATGAACCGATGCTGGCGGAAGTGGTCGGCTTCACCGACAGGGCGGCGATCCTGTCGGCCCTGAGCCCGCTCGAGGGCGTGTCCAACCGTACCGTGATCGAGCCCCTGCGCCGCGCGCACATGGTGGAGTCTGGCGATCATTTGCTGGGCAGCGTGCTGGACGGGTTCGGCCGGCACATGTTCCGCGCGCCTGCGGCGAAGGATCATGTCGGTACCTGGCGGGAATGGGTGCCCGTGATTCGCGGCGCGCCGGCCGCCACGGACCGGCCGCGCATCTCGCAGGCGCTGCCGACCGGCGTGCGTGCGATCGACGGCATGATCACGATGGGCGTCGGCCAGCGCATTGGCGTCTTTGCCGGGCCGGGCTGCGGCAAGACGACCTTGATGGCGGCGGTGGCGCGCGGGTGCGAGGCGGATGCGATCATTTTCGGGCTGATCGGCGAACGCGGACGGGAGTTGAACGAGTTTCTGCAGCATGAGCTCGACGAAGAGCTCGTCAGGAAGACCATCATCGTGGTTGCCACCTCGGATCGCACCTCCATGGAACGCGCGCGCGCCGCATTCACGGCGACGGCGATTGCCGAGGGCTTCCGCAAGCGCGGGAAGAAGGTGCTGCTGCTGATCGATTCGCTGACGCGTTTCGCGCGGGCGCAGCGCGAGATCGGTCTTGCGGCCGGGGAGCCGCCGGCGCGCGGCGGCTTCACGCCGTCGGTGTACACCATGCTGCCGCGCCTGATCGAGCGTGCCGGCAGCACGCCGGACGGTTCGATTACCGCGATGTACACGGTGCTGGTGGATGGCGAGAACGCCTCCGACCCGATCGGTGACGAGGCGAAGTCATTGCTGGACGGGCATATCCTGCTGACGAAGAAGCTGGCGGAGCAGGGACACTATCCGGCCATCGACGTGCTGGCCTCCATCAGCCGGATCATGGGCAACGTGACGACGAAGGATCATCGCGGTGCGGCGTCGCGCTTCCGCGAACTGATGTCTCGCTATCAGGAGATGGAGCTGCTGATTCGCCTGGGCGAATACAAGTCGGGCACGGATCCGGTCGCGGATCGCGCGGTCGAATTGCGGCCGCAGCAGCTGGCTTTGCTGCGGCAGGACACGTCCCGCAGCGCGGAATTCGATGAAACCATTTCCACCCTGAAGGCGCTGGCCAAATGA
- the sctR gene encoding type III secretion system export apparatus subunit SctR, which produces MMSGQYDVVSFAILLGLLSLIPLLIVTTTSFLKISLVLLVLRNAIGVQQVPPTLAIYGISLALSIFVMAPTVQEIGKHAMNIEVAGKARSAPVIEQAQQAFEPLRMFMLKYSRPDQRELFLASAKKLWPKDAADQAKSSDALILIPAFVVSELQTGYEIGFLIYIPFVVIDLLISNLLMALGMQQMSPQTITIPLKLLLFTLVDGWGKLLNALAMSYA; this is translated from the coding sequence ATGATGAGCGGTCAATACGATGTCGTCTCGTTTGCGATCCTGCTCGGGCTGCTGTCGCTGATCCCCCTGCTGATCGTGACGACGACCTCGTTTCTGAAGATCTCGCTGGTACTGCTTGTGCTGCGCAATGCGATCGGCGTGCAGCAGGTGCCGCCGACGCTGGCGATCTACGGCATTTCGCTGGCGCTCAGCATATTCGTGATGGCGCCGACCGTGCAGGAGATCGGCAAGCATGCAATGAACATCGAGGTGGCGGGCAAGGCGCGGAGTGCGCCGGTGATCGAGCAGGCGCAGCAGGCGTTCGAGCCCTTGCGCATGTTCATGCTGAAGTACAGCCGCCCCGATCAGCGCGAACTCTTTCTTGCGTCGGCGAAGAAACTGTGGCCCAAGGATGCCGCCGACCAGGCGAAGTCGAGCGACGCGCTGATCCTGATTCCGGCGTTCGTGGTGTCGGAGCTGCAGACCGGCTACGAAATCGGATTCCTGATCTACATTCCGTTTGTCGTGATCGACCTGCTCATTTCCAACCTGCTGATGGCGCTCGGCATGCAGCAGATGAGTCCGCAGACCATCACGATTCCGCTGAAGCTGCTGTTGTTCACCTTGGTCGACGGCTGGGGCAAGCTGCTCAATGCCCTTGCCATGTCCTACGCATAG
- the sctQ gene encoding type III secretion system cytoplasmic ring protein SctQ, with translation MPDIEFLADCPTSLSASAAAIPVTAAPATMTAEDADLSRLVGRGCSIALPWLEPNAALDLCMADAVPAGLPGALALRGAFGAVVAEDGVRFLRALTGIDLTAELDADDARWAWIQSACIGRLAGTPFADVEEIGRSPETELESAAEMPALRLALRSHGHVVMVRTLAAAGTWLNLLRATEWTPHRAPLSELFGLAVEMPVRIARHTLPASALKAVAAGDIIVPDSPNFMCDGTGAIRLGAVHAHVRYEAPCTFTIIALENRVETIEQDVNDYADDFDESLVADMEGSAADESMLTALSGDDEPREQDAALDAPSPEEAEHASALDTVPVTLDFEMGKARMPLGELRTLGPGTIVPFKGGSPASIAILSAGRQLGRGELVDVDGQLAIRITQWGRT, from the coding sequence ATGCCGGATATCGAATTCCTTGCCGATTGCCCTACCTCCCTGTCCGCCAGCGCCGCGGCGATTCCCGTCACGGCCGCGCCGGCCACGATGACGGCAGAGGACGCGGACCTTTCCCGCCTGGTTGGACGCGGGTGTTCGATTGCGCTGCCATGGCTGGAGCCGAACGCCGCGCTCGATCTGTGCATGGCGGATGCCGTGCCGGCCGGATTGCCGGGGGCGCTGGCGCTCCGTGGTGCGTTCGGTGCCGTCGTCGCCGAAGACGGCGTCCGCTTCCTTCGCGCATTGACCGGCATCGACCTGACGGCGGAACTGGACGCCGACGACGCCCGCTGGGCCTGGATCCAGTCGGCCTGCATCGGCAGATTGGCAGGAACGCCTTTCGCCGATGTCGAGGAAATCGGCCGCTCTCCCGAGACAGAACTGGAGAGTGCGGCAGAGATGCCTGCATTGCGGCTTGCGCTGCGCTCGCACGGCCACGTCGTCATGGTGCGCACACTCGCCGCGGCCGGCACATGGCTGAACCTTCTCCGCGCCACCGAATGGACTCCGCATCGGGCACCTCTGTCCGAGCTCTTCGGTCTGGCAGTCGAGATGCCGGTGCGCATCGCACGACATACCTTGCCTGCAAGCGCGCTGAAGGCAGTCGCCGCCGGCGACATCATCGTGCCGGACAGCCCGAACTTCATGTGTGACGGCACAGGGGCCATCCGGCTCGGTGCCGTGCACGCGCATGTGCGCTACGAAGCGCCATGCACCTTCACTATCATTGCCCTGGAGAACAGAGTGGAAACGATCGAACAGGATGTGAACGACTATGCCGATGACTTCGATGAATCGCTGGTCGCGGATATGGAGGGAAGCGCTGCCGATGAATCGATGTTGACAGCGCTCTCCGGCGACGACGAGCCACGAGAGCAGGATGCTGCTTTGGACGCACCATCGCCGGAAGAAGCGGAACATGCGTCCGCGCTCGACACGGTGCCGGTCACGCTGGATTTCGAGATGGGCAAGGCCCGCATGCCGCTCGGCGAGTTGCGCACGCTGGGGCCGGGCACGATCGTTCCCTTCAAGGGTGGATCGCCGGCATCCATCGCCATCCTGTCGGCCGGCCGCCAGCTCGGGCGCGGCGAACTGGTGGATGTTGACGGCCAGCTCGCGATCCGCATCACGCAGTGGGGCCGGACATGA
- the sctU gene encoding type III secretion system export apparatus subunit SctU, with protein sequence MSEEKNEQPTDKKIEDARKKGQVPMSKDLAHLASLLVVGELAFTTEPLWHEAINALFALPLPRIGQPFIPALMEMLTAAGILLLIVFATLFVVCIVVGVAAHWGQFGMLVAPEAVTPSIDKLNPVNGLKNLISKKKLMELLLTMFKAALIGWIVFVLARDQLPNIVQLSTGAPKDVYSGFIELLRTIFHVILGVCLCLAIIDFAVQKHAHTKSLMMDMEEIKREHKESEGDPMVKGMRKQIARQLAMSGPVAKTEKANAVVVNPTHFAVAMFYDPEETVVPMVLAKGKDDVAQAMILRARECGIPVIRHVWLARTLYATCKDDTVVPRSSYEAVAHVYAVVNELYAADDIGRSVELESMGEPPDSCRT encoded by the coding sequence GTGAGCGAAGAAAAGAACGAACAACCCACCGACAAAAAAATAGAGGATGCCCGAAAGAAGGGCCAGGTCCCGATGAGCAAGGACTTGGCCCACCTGGCTTCGCTCCTGGTTGTCGGCGAACTGGCCTTCACGACCGAACCGCTGTGGCATGAGGCCATCAATGCCTTGTTCGCACTGCCGTTGCCCCGCATCGGCCAGCCGTTCATTCCTGCGCTGATGGAGATGCTGACTGCGGCGGGAATCCTGCTGCTGATCGTGTTCGCCACGCTGTTCGTGGTTTGCATCGTGGTCGGAGTCGCCGCGCATTGGGGCCAGTTCGGCATGCTGGTTGCGCCGGAGGCCGTCACGCCCTCGATCGACAAGCTGAATCCGGTCAATGGCCTGAAGAATCTCATCAGCAAGAAGAAGCTGATGGAGCTGTTGCTGACGATGTTCAAGGCGGCATTGATCGGATGGATCGTCTTCGTTCTCGCGCGCGACCAGCTTCCGAACATCGTTCAACTGTCCACGGGTGCGCCGAAGGATGTGTATTCCGGATTCATCGAATTGCTGCGCACGATTTTTCACGTCATCCTGGGCGTGTGCCTGTGTCTGGCCATCATCGACTTTGCGGTGCAAAAGCATGCTCACACCAAGTCGCTGATGATGGACATGGAAGAGATCAAGCGCGAGCACAAGGAATCGGAGGGTGATCCGATGGTCAAGGGCATGCGCAAGCAGATCGCGCGGCAACTGGCGATGTCGGGCCCGGTCGCAAAAACCGAAAAAGCCAACGCCGTGGTGGTCAATCCGACGCACTTCGCCGTGGCGATGTTCTATGACCCGGAGGAGACGGTGGTGCCGATGGTTCTGGCAAAAGGCAAGGACGACGTGGCGCAGGCAATGATCCTGCGCGCTCGCGAATGCGGCATCCCGGTGATTCGTCATGTGTGGCTTGCGCGCACGCTGTATGCGACATGCAAAGATGACACCGTCGTGCCGAGATCCAGCTATGAGGCGGTCGCGCATGTCTACGCCGTGGTGAATGAACTGTATGCGGCGGATGATATCGGCCGCTCCGTGGAACTGGAGAGCATGGGCGAGCCGCCTGACTCTTGCAGGACTTGA
- the sctV gene encoding type III secretion system export apparatus subunit SctV, with amino-acid sequence MKLDMVIALNKFAAKAAKRAELFAAAVVIAIVLMLVLPMPVWLLDILIACNLCVAGLMVVVSMYMPGPTAFTTFPAVLLITTLFRLALEVATTRLILLEAFAGHIVETFGNFVVGGNLVVGLVVFLILTVVQFIVITKGSERVSEVSARFSLDAMPGKQMSIDSDLRAGILTAEEAKKKRAELGKESQLHGAMDGAMKFVKGDAIAGLIIVAVNLIGGISIGILQRDMNAGDAMRLYSILSIGDALIAQIPALLISLAAGMITTRIADDDHEEGEKPNIGQDIVSELFAEPKALLTASVIMVLFGLIPGMPTLVFLVLAAALAVGGMVGILKPLADAQAKHQEEEDDKKNAKIVDLTTFSATKPFIVRMSPNMQLFPATEGIVKAIRLMRNAVLEQKGIPDLQPIEFDFKETVPLSRIQFLMSEVPLVDVEVRIGWAAVVETTERMTEMGFTVEEDSIAGTRRRRVWVKMEEEEKLKECGVRYMPWEDVFAADVEVEMLRNCQMFVGVHEVQRFTKWAERRFPELGKEISKTVTLPRLTEVVQRLTREGVALRNARLLLETVLEWAQKERDPDVVADHVRLAFKRQLCHEVARDGLIEVVLLSPELEDKLRNAMRQTSQGTYLDLDPETEQAILDNLGTLAGTGGTPALPPVLVTAADIRRSVRKLIEEEFFSVPVFAFPELTQHARVQPVGMIEV; translated from the coding sequence ATGAAACTGGACATGGTCATCGCGCTGAACAAATTCGCGGCGAAAGCGGCGAAGCGCGCAGAATTGTTCGCGGCCGCGGTCGTGATCGCGATCGTCCTCATGCTCGTGCTGCCGATGCCGGTATGGCTGCTCGACATCCTGATTGCATGCAACCTGTGCGTCGCCGGCCTGATGGTTGTGGTTTCCATGTACATGCCGGGTCCGACCGCATTCACGACCTTCCCCGCGGTGCTGCTGATAACGACCCTGTTCCGCCTTGCGCTGGAAGTGGCGACGACCCGCCTGATCCTGCTCGAAGCGTTTGCCGGTCACATCGTCGAAACCTTCGGCAATTTCGTGGTGGGCGGCAACCTCGTGGTTGGCCTGGTCGTGTTCCTGATCCTGACGGTAGTGCAGTTCATCGTCATCACCAAGGGCTCGGAACGGGTGTCCGAAGTGTCGGCGCGCTTTTCGCTGGACGCGATGCCGGGCAAGCAGATGTCGATCGACAGCGACCTGCGGGCCGGGATCCTGACCGCCGAGGAGGCCAAGAAAAAGCGGGCCGAGCTTGGCAAGGAAAGCCAGTTGCACGGTGCAATGGACGGCGCCATGAAGTTCGTCAAGGGCGACGCCATCGCCGGTCTGATCATCGTGGCGGTGAACCTCATTGGCGGCATCTCGATCGGCATTCTCCAGCGCGACATGAACGCAGGCGATGCGATGCGCCTGTATTCGATTCTCTCGATCGGCGACGCGCTCATTGCCCAGATTCCCGCGCTGCTGATCTCGCTGGCCGCCGGCATGATCACCACCCGCATTGCCGACGACGACCACGAAGAGGGCGAAAAGCCCAACATCGGCCAGGACATCGTGTCCGAACTGTTTGCCGAGCCCAAGGCACTGCTGACCGCATCGGTGATCATGGTGCTGTTCGGCCTGATTCCGGGGATGCCGACGCTCGTTTTCCTCGTGCTCGCGGCGGCGCTGGCGGTCGGTGGCATGGTGGGAATATTGAAGCCGCTTGCCGACGCGCAAGCGAAGCATCAAGAGGAAGAAGACGACAAGAAGAATGCAAAGATCGTCGACCTCACGACCTTCTCCGCCACCAAGCCGTTCATCGTTCGCATGTCCCCGAACATGCAGCTATTCCCGGCGACCGAAGGGATTGTCAAGGCGATACGTCTGATGCGTAACGCCGTGCTCGAGCAGAAGGGGATCCCTGATCTGCAACCTATCGAATTCGACTTCAAGGAAACGGTGCCTCTGTCGCGCATCCAGTTCCTGATGTCGGAGGTGCCGCTCGTCGATGTCGAGGTCCGAATCGGCTGGGCCGCCGTGGTGGAGACGACAGAGCGCATGACGGAAATGGGTTTTACCGTCGAGGAAGACAGCATCGCCGGCACGCGCCGGCGTCGTGTCTGGGTAAAGATGGAGGAGGAAGAAAAGCTCAAGGAATGCGGTGTGCGCTACATGCCGTGGGAAGACGTATTTGCCGCCGACGTCGAGGTGGAGATGCTGCGCAACTGCCAGATGTTCGTCGGCGTGCATGAAGTGCAGCGCTTCACGAAATGGGCGGAACGGCGCTTTCCGGAGCTGGGGAAGGAAATCTCGAAAACCGTCACCCTGCCGCGCCTGACCGAAGTCGTGCAGCGCTTGACGCGTGAAGGCGTCGCGTTGCGCAATGCGCGCCTGCTGCTGGAAACGGTGCTGGAATGGGCGCAAAAGGAACGCGACCCCGATGTCGTGGCAGACCACGTCCGCCTCGCCTTCAAGCGGCAGCTCTGCCACGAGGTCGCGCGCGACGGCCTGATCGAGGTCGTGCTGCTGTCGCCGGAGCTGGAAGACAAGCTGCGCAACGCCATGCGCCAGACCAGCCAGGGCACCTATCTCGACCTCGATCCGGAAACCGAGCAGGCCATTCTCGACAATCTCGGCACGCTTGCCGGTACCGGCGGCACACCCGCCTTGCCGCCGGTGCTGGTCACGGCAGCCGACATTCGCCGCTCGGTGCGCAAGCTGATCGAAGAGGAATTCTTCTCGGTTCCGGTATTCGCTTTCCCCGAGCTGACCCAGCATGCGCGGGTGCAACCGGTGGGGATGATCGAGGTGTAA
- the sctS gene encoding type III secretion system export apparatus subunit SctS → MSAETLNFFQQGLWLAIMLSAPPLIVATLFGVIVSLIQAVTQIQDQTLPYVVKLMSVSLVVAAVGRWFGSELLQLANQAFTLIPTIGR, encoded by the coding sequence ATGTCGGCAGAGACGCTCAACTTTTTTCAGCAGGGTCTGTGGCTCGCGATCATGCTGTCCGCACCACCCCTGATCGTGGCGACGCTGTTCGGCGTCATCGTTTCCCTGATTCAGGCTGTCACCCAGATCCAGGACCAGACGCTTCCGTACGTGGTGAAGCTCATGTCGGTGTCGCTGGTCGTCGCGGCGGTGGGCCGGTGGTTCGGCAGCGAACTGCTGCAGCTCGCCAATCAGGCCTTCACGTTGATTCCGACCATCGGTCGCTGA